In Quercus robur chromosome 11, dhQueRobu3.1, whole genome shotgun sequence, the sequence gaattaaatatttgtCAATTTACACAAACAATATTACAACATGTTCATATTCTAAATTAcattaatcttaaaattttacattttttttaattcctgaaatattataatagtaataaaaataaatttttattaaatatttcaaaataagtttatagaatACACGAGCATGGCGTAGAACATCGATTAGTCATGACATAATAGAAAATTGTACCACCAACGCACAGATAGAATTTAAATGAACCTAGCTAGAAATCATCTAATTTTATTTGCATTTCCAACTCCAGGAAAATACAAAGAATGATAATAGCGGGTACTTGGAAGAAAATCCCAGCCAAGACATCTATATACGCATGCATACTTCGGAACTTAGTAAGTGCACTTATCTCCTCtataagagcattcccatcagctGTTCtataaaaatgtcattttgacacattAAAAAGCTAACTTTATTATTAtagcacatcattttacaatatcttcTATATCACatgttttattcttcaattctaCATCACATGTTTTTTCCCCCCTGTAAGGACTGAATTTCAACCCTCAGCCTACTAGAGATGGATGATGGCCCAACGAACccaaaacaatatatttgtCATAGAGTGGATCTTACAGGTAAGACTCAGCAAATTATGTATGGGCCACAATAGATTGGATTTGCGccagaaaaataagaaaacacaGTTTAAAGGAAATAACACTCCTCTGTCAAGTCCGAGGATGAAGTGTTCTTATATTTACTCCAATTTATCTAAGTACAAGTCtactctctttctcctttttttttcattccctcccCCCTTTTTCACGGGGGCTGTTTCTTTATATAGTTCTATTCATTTCAATCCTAACCTTTCACTTGTTGATTATGTAGGTGATCTTTTAGATGTTTGTCCCATCAAAAACCTCCTAGAAGCTCACCTATAGCCGCGTGTTTTATAAATGTGGCTACAACTACAGAcatatagccgcgtttttgaaaacgcagctataggtgaGCTCTGAATTAATTTGCACACTGAATCGAAGTTCCTACTAGCCTAGCTCCcatcaaaatgaaataaatttggCTTCCGTTTAAATCTGTGACAAGGCACATCCTTTTTAaccattttaataaaataaaattttaattttttaataattctataGTTGGGAGGTGTATTAAAATAGTGTTTGTCTCCCTTGAAAACACTATAATATGCAAGTTGAGCAATAAGTCTCttgttattattaaattaataaaaaatgtcactttttttttttttaagaaatcaagaaaTGTAAGTAATCCTACAACATAATTCCAAATCCTGGTGCTcactttccattccattttcAACCTTTCACATCCTGGTGCATAAATAGTCGGGACCGGGTGAACTACAGAAAAATGCGACATCTGTAAAAGGGGAACCATGCGGGAAATTCTTgttcacaaaaaacaaaaaaaaaaaaaaaaaaaaaaaaattctcacaaGCCCGCATTTTTTGAATTGACTGAGTcaatgctagacagaaccacCACTTGGTTGAGGCATTGCATGACCTATGTTTATAATGGGTCTAACTTCAACTTGTTGGCTGAGAGCTCTAAGGAAATAAAGCAATGGACATCTTTGCTTTAGTGTTTTTGAGTTCCAGTTTGCTTGTTTTCTCCTTTGTATCCTCGGATGCTGTTGACAGCATTACTCAATCCCAAACCCTCAGGGACATTGAGAACACAACCTTGGTCTCTAAAGATGGAGGCTTTGTCCTGGGTTTCTTCAGTCCAGGTAATTCCAATAACCGTTACTTGGGAATTTGGTACAACAATATCCCAGTTAAAACGGTTGTTTGGGTAGCAAACCGGCTTAACCCAATCCCAGACTCGTCTGGCGTGTTGATGGTAAAAAGTTCAGGTAGTCTTGTTCTTCTCAGCCAGAATACGACTGTTGCTTGGTCGGCAAATTCAACAAAAGAGGCCAGGAATCCAATAGTACATCTTTTAGATTCTGGAAATCTAGTATCAAGAGAAGAGAATGAAGACAATTATTTGTGGCAAAGCTTTGACTATCCTTCTGATACTTGGCTGCCAGGGATGAAGCTTGGATGGGACTTAGGGACTGGTCTGGAAAAGCGTCTAACTGAATGGAAGAGTCTAGATGACCCCTCTCCTGGAGAAATGAGTTGGGGGATTGAACTTAATAATTACCCTGAATTAGTCATGAAGAAAGGCTCCGAGAAGTACTTCCGGTCCGGCCCATGGAATGGCATATTTTTCAGTGGTATGCCAGAGTTACAGGCCACCCCGCTTTTCAACTACACGTTTGTCTCCAACAAGGACGAGGTACACTTCATGTTCGAACTTATTGAAATTTCTACAATCACAAGAGTAGCTTTGAGCCAATCACAGTATATGCACTTCGTGTGGgtggatgaaaaacaaaaatggatgATGTTCTTATCTTTTCCGAAAGACGGATGTGACGCTTACAATTTTTGTGGTGCTTATGGAAATTGTATCGTGGATGAGTCACTTCCCTGTCACTGTGTAGAAGGATTCAAGCCTGTGTCGCGAGGAACAGGGCACCAGGAAGAGTGGTATAGGGGATGTGTAGGAATTACGCAATTGAGCTGCGAGGATAAAgataaaattgggttttttaAACTTCCTAGATTCAAAATGCCAGCTACCACTTATTCTTGGTTGAACGAAAGTATGAGTCTTAATGAATGCAGAGTCAAATGTTTGAACAACTGTTCCTGTACGGCTTATGCAAACTCAGATATTAGAGGTGGAGGAAGTGGCTGCGCCATCTGGTTTGGAGATCTAACTGATATTAGACAGATGGCAGCTAACAAGGAGGATGCTAATAGTCAGGATGTATATATTCGAATGCCTACTTCAGAGCAAGGTATGGGCTTATAGTCTTCATTGCTCTCTTATTCGTATTTTGATGTACCATCAAagctaaaatatattttcccaTCTGGTTTATTgcattactaaaatattttttcttttctatagcaaattcaataaaaaaagaggTGAAAAACAAGCAAAAGACGAAGGTGGTAGTGATAGTTGTGGTTGCCATTGCCGTAATATTTGGGGTGCTCATGATTCCCTACAGCATTTGGAAAAGGTCAAACTTCAGAGGTAAATTACGCAATTCATTTTACCTAGGTTCTTTGATATAACTTCTATAGACGTATAGAGCAGCTAATAAGATAGTTGAACGAAAAAGCTGTGATGTATAgccattaattttttattgggaGAGTCAAACTATCACTAGCAGGGGCGGCTCTACAGCCAGCCTGAGTTCAAATGAACTCTCTGGCCTGGccagaaaaataatatatatatatatatatatttctttttttgactcctaaaataaaatcatgaaCACTCTTatcctaaattttgtttaaacttAATTGAAATAAAGTTGAAATATGATCATCTTAGtgctattttcacaatatttttacaataaatgtTAAATGACAAGTTGTAATTGGTTTTTTATCTAAACTCATAAgtgacatcacttttttacatacctttaacaacttgtcacttaaattttattgtgtaaatgtTGTGTCAATAGCACTACTCTTAAAATTGctcatttgttaataaataaataaatattctctCTGGACTCTGGCTTACTTTACCGTTGATGGTAGAATGAAATGGTTTTTTCCcacacttttcttcttcatcagcaaaaaattacacaactTGTACAACCAATTGATttgtatttactatttacaTCTATGATTCTTTTCTCATTCTCACTTTCTcccttttatgttttctttctgTCTAATCAAATAGTTTGACAAGTGTTCTATAGTTTTTTGAGTTCAAAAAGTCTTTTATTGCTTGCTCCAATTCCAAGAAAATGACCACGTGTGTGGTTAAAAATTCATACATTTTAAAAGCAAAATCTTATAtaagttactattttttttccttagtatCACATTTACCCCTAGACCTACTCTTAGGTGTGTTactattcttctttatcatatatttttatttaattgatattacataTGATTATAATAAACTAGCCAATATCCTACGCGATGCGTGGTgcaatttgataaattttgtaagaaattatttatgacCCACTGATttcatgaatattattattgttagtGACACTTAGTCTATGAGGTTTTCTactaaaactaaattcaaactaaataCATTGGGGGGAAAATTCCTCTAATTCATGCAACCAAAATTGTCACCATATCATA encodes:
- the LOC126706203 gene encoding receptor-like serine/threonine-protein kinase SD1-8 isoform X1, whose translation is MDIFALVFLSSSLLVFSFVSSDAVDSITQSQTLRDIENTTLVSKDGGFVLGFFSPGNSNNRYLGIWYNNIPVKTVVWVANRLNPIPDSSGVLMVKSSGSLVLLSQNTTVAWSANSTKEARNPIVHLLDSGNLVSREENEDNYLWQSFDYPSDTWLPGMKLGWDLGTGLEKRLTEWKSLDDPSPGEMSWGIELNNYPELVMKKGSEKYFRSGPWNGIFFSGMPELQATPLFNYTFVSNKDEVHFMFELIEISTITRVALSQSQYMHFVWVDEKQKWMMFLSFPKDGCDAYNFCGAYGNCIVDESLPCHCVEGFKPVSRGTGHQEEWYRGCVGITQLSCEDKDKIGFFKLPRFKMPATTYSWLNESMSLNECRVKCLNNCSCTAYANSDIRGGGSGCAIWFGDLTDIRQMAANKEDANSQDVYIRMPTSEQANSIKKEVKNKQKTKVVVIVVVAIAVIFGVLMIPYSIWKRSNFRGEDLISFDFSNKATQRGLINKKRTGKGRNKEMELPLFSFSSVSTATNYFSASNKLGEGGFGPVYKGSLLNGQLVAVKRLSRKSGQGWEELKNEAMLIAKLQHKNLVKLLGCCIERDEKILIYEYLPNKSLDYFLFDPIRHEIKDWATRTHIIEGIVQGLLYLHQYSRLQIIHRDLKASNILLDKDMNPKISDFGLARIFCGNGSQATNRIVGTYGYMSPEYAMEGLFSIKSDVFSFGVLLLEILSGKKNTGFYQSDSINLIGYTWDLWKSNRSLELMDPILEDTPPANVLLSYINIALLCVQENAVDRPTISDVISMFNKEPALLPSPKKPAFSFGRGMEDLGSSKRKLEICSLNDMTVSILEAR
- the LOC126706203 gene encoding receptor-like serine/threonine-protein kinase SD1-8 isoform X2; amino-acid sequence: MDIFALVFLSSSLLVFSFVSSDAVDSITQSQTLRDIENTTLVSKDGGFVLGFFSPGNSNNRYLGIWYNNIPVKTVVWVANRLNPIPDSSGVLMVKSSGSLVLLSQNTTVAWSANSTKEARNPIVHLLDSGNLVSREENEDNYLWQSFDYPSDTWLPGMKLGWDLGTGLEKRLTEWKSLDDPSPGEMSWGIELNNYPELVMKKGSEKYFRSGPWNGIFFSGMPELQATPLFNYTFVSNKDEVHFMFELIEISTITRVALSQSQYMHFVWVDEKQKWMMFLSFPKDGCDAYNFCGAYGNCIVDESLPCHCVEGFKPVSRGTGHQEEWYRGCVGITQLSCEDKDKIGFFKLPRFKMPATTYSWLNESMSLNECRVKCLNNCSCTAYANSDIRGGGSGCAIWFGDLTDIRQMAANKEDANSQDVYIRMPTSEQANSIKKEVKNKQKTKVVVIVVVAIAVIFGVLMIPYSIWKRSNFRDPIRHEIKDWATRTHIIEGIVQGLLYLHQYSRLQIIHRDLKASNILLDKDMNPKISDFGLARIFCGNGSQATNRIVGTYGYMSPEYAMEGLFSIKSDVFSFGVLLLEILSGKKNTGFYQSDSINLIGYTWDLWKSNRSLELMDPILEDTPPANVLLSYINIALLCVQENAVDRPTISDVISMFNKEPALLPSPKKPAFSFGRGMEDLGSSKRKLEICSLNDMTVSILEAR